From the genome of Blautia pseudococcoides, one region includes:
- a CDS encoding peptidoglycan recognition protein family protein, whose protein sequence is MGQRRGHSRRDYRRVNRRKQRNRRLMLFGLVLLGIIFAAGVIKIVTGRIEDARLDKLQAQVTQENGSFIGAPPFEVNLLDVNEYSRPGIPLKKIKGIVVHYTANPGSTAAENRNYFEGLKDSHETKVSSHFVIGIEGEIVQCIPSSEIAYASNSRNDDTLSIECCHKDETGEFTEATYDSLVKLVGWLCYRFGLESSDVIRHYDVTEKICPKYFVDQPDAWEQFKKDVDGQIQAVAEEVKAADSKTE, encoded by the coding sequence ATGGGACAAAGGAGAGGTCATAGCAGGAGAGATTACAGAAGGGTAAACAGAAGGAAACAGAGAAACAGAAGGCTTATGCTTTTTGGTCTGGTTCTTCTGGGAATTATTTTTGCAGCAGGGGTCATAAAAATCGTGACAGGGAGGATAGAGGATGCCAGGCTGGACAAGCTGCAGGCACAGGTTACACAGGAGAACGGCAGTTTTATAGGGGCGCCGCCTTTTGAGGTCAATCTGCTGGATGTGAATGAATACTCAAGGCCCGGTATCCCCCTGAAGAAAATAAAGGGCATCGTAGTGCACTATACGGCCAATCCGGGAAGTACAGCAGCGGAGAACAGAAACTATTTTGAAGGACTGAAAGACAGCCATGAGACAAAAGTAAGCAGCCACTTTGTTATTGGCATTGAGGGGGAGATCGTCCAGTGCATTCCCAGCTCAGAGATTGCCTATGCATCCAACTCCCGCAATGATGATACGCTGTCCATTGAGTGCTGCCACAAGGACGAGACCGGTGAGTTTACAGAGGCAACATATGATTCTCTGGTCAAACTGGTGGGATGGCTCTGCTACCGTTTCGGTCTGGAGAGCAGTGATGTTATCCGCCATTATGACGTGACAGAGAAAATCTGCCCCAAATATTTTGTAGACCAACCGGATGCCTGGGAACAGTTCAAAAAGGATGTGGATGGGCAGATTCAGGCGGTGGCAGAGGAAGTGAAGGCGGCAGACAGTAAGACAGAGTAA
- the guaB gene encoding IMP dehydrogenase has translation MGKIIGEGITFDDVLLVPAYSEVIPNQVDLSTNLTKKVKLNIPMMSAGMDTVTEYRMAIAMARQGGIGIIHKNMSVEAQADEVDKVKRSENGVITDPFYLSPEHTLEDADNLMSKFRISGVPITEGRKLVGIITNRDLKFEEDFSKQIKESMSSENLVTAREGVTLEEAKKILAKSRKEKLPIVDENFNLKGLITIKDIEKQIKYPLSAKDEQGRLLCGAAVGITANVMARVDALVEAQVDVIVVDSAHGHSANILKAVREIKAKHPNLQVVAGNVATAAATKALIQAGVDAVKVGIGPGSICTTRVVAGIGVPQITAIMECYAAAKEAGIPIIADGGIKYSGDMTKAIAAGANVCMMGSIFAGCDESPGDFELYQGRKYKVYRGMGSIAAMENGSKDRYFQQDAKKLVPEGVEGRVAYKGHVEDTVFQLVGGLRSGMGYCGAKDIETLKQTGQFVKITAASLKESHPHDIHITKEAPNYSVDE, from the coding sequence ATGGGTAAGATTATTGGTGAAGGCATTACTTTCGACGATGTGCTGCTGGTTCCGGCGTATTCTGAAGTAATCCCCAATCAAGTTGATTTGTCGACTAATCTCACAAAAAAAGTGAAGTTAAACATTCCGATGATGAGTGCAGGGATGGATACAGTTACCGAATACCGTATGGCCATCGCCATGGCGAGACAGGGAGGTATCGGTATCATCCATAAAAATATGTCTGTGGAAGCACAGGCGGACGAGGTGGACAAGGTAAAGCGTTCCGAGAACGGTGTTATCACAGATCCCTTCTACCTCTCTCCTGAGCATACCCTGGAGGATGCCGACAATTTAATGTCGAAATTCCGTATTTCCGGTGTTCCCATCACAGAGGGCAGGAAGCTGGTGGGTATCATCACCAACCGCGACCTGAAATTTGAAGAGGATTTCAGCAAGCAGATCAAAGAAAGCATGTCATCAGAGAATCTGGTTACAGCCAGAGAAGGCGTAACTTTAGAGGAAGCGAAAAAGATCCTCGCAAAATCAAGAAAAGAAAAACTTCCGATTGTCGATGAAAACTTCAACTTAAAAGGTCTTATTACCATTAAAGATATAGAGAAACAGATTAAATATCCGTTATCCGCAAAGGACGAGCAGGGAAGACTGCTGTGCGGTGCCGCAGTAGGCATCACAGCCAATGTTATGGCCCGTGTGGACGCATTAGTGGAAGCACAGGTTGATGTCATTGTTGTGGATTCTGCACACGGACATTCCGCCAACATTCTCAAAGCAGTCAGAGAAATCAAAGCAAAACATCCGAATCTGCAGGTAGTTGCAGGCAATGTGGCAACCGCAGCAGCAACAAAAGCCCTGATCCAGGCCGGTGTGGATGCTGTGAAGGTTGGTATCGGTCCCGGTTCCATCTGTACCACACGTGTGGTTGCAGGTATCGGTGTACCGCAGATCACGGCTATTATGGAGTGCTACGCAGCAGCAAAAGAGGCGGGTATCCCGATCATCGCAGACGGCGGTATCAAATATTCAGGAGATATGACAAAAGCCATTGCAGCAGGGGCCAATGTCTGCATGATGGGCAGTATCTTCGCAGGATGTGACGAAAGCCCCGGAGACTTTGAGTTATACCAGGGGAGAAAATACAAAGTTTACCGCGGTATGGGCTCCATCGCCGCAATGGAAAACGGCAGCAAGGACCGCTACTTCCAGCAGGATGCCAAGAAACTGGTTCCGGAAGGCGTAGAAGGACGAGTTGCTTATAAAGGCCATGTGGAGGACACAGTCTTCCAGTTAGTGGGTGGTCTCCGTTCCGGTATGGGTTACTGCGGAGCAAAAGATATTGAGACTCTGAAACAGACAGGACAGTTTGTGAAGATCACGGCCGCGTCTCTGAAAGAATCTCATCCGCACGACATTCACATTACAAAAGAAGCACCGAATTACAGTGTAGACGAATAA
- a CDS encoding DUF6106 family protein: MNDAYSELLVKKEQTIKEKAIKVLVITLIVLAAVVGILFTPIALVVAVVLGVAAYFLLPNLDLEFEYLYVNGELDIDRIASRAKRKRIKSLDLSKMELMAPVQSHRLDYQNHNKNIKVYDFSSGNPSHKIYAMIIPDDKEVCKVLIEPDMELIKNIEKSCPRKVFTD; this comes from the coding sequence ATGAACGACGCGTACTCAGAGCTGCTCGTGAAAAAAGAGCAGACCATAAAGGAGAAAGCAATCAAGGTACTGGTTATCACATTGATCGTACTGGCAGCGGTTGTCGGTATTTTATTTACACCCATTGCCCTGGTTGTAGCTGTAGTGCTGGGAGTGGCTGCGTATTTTCTGCTGCCGAACCTGGACCTGGAATTTGAATATCTCTATGTGAACGGAGAACTGGACATTGACCGGATCGCTTCCAGAGCAAAAAGGAAGAGGATCAAGAGCCTGGATCTTTCTAAAATGGAACTTATGGCTCCCGTGCAGTCACACCGCCTGGACTACCAGAACCACAATAAAAATATTAAAGTTTACGATTTTTCATCCGGAAATCCATCCCATAAGATTTATGCAATGATCATCCCGGACGACAAAGAAGTCTGTAAAGTGCTGATCGAGCCGGACATGGAACTGATCAAAAATATTGAAAAAAGCTGTCCGAGAAAAGTTTTTACGGATTGA